In Streptomyces sp. NBC_00433, a single genomic region encodes these proteins:
- a CDS encoding acyl-CoA desaturase, translated as MPTVLTTVEPPERIPDTGSSEFTPLLRAVREAGLLRRRRGHYVTSIAVNLLAMAAVWTAVVLVGGTGSWWVLALALPAAVLSARSGFVGHDAGHQQIAAGRRTNRVIALFHGNLMLGMGAGWWTDKHNRHHANPNHVGKDPDVEVGALVWTRAQAVERRGFARFLTRHQARLFFPMLLLEGLALKVASFQDLRRLDRRGRLIEGSLLVAHLAGYAALLLIALPLPQAIAFAALHHALFGLHLGCAFAPNHKGMEMPEEGARWGHLRRQVLTSRNVRGNPVVDFLLGGLNYQIEHHLFPSLPRPHLRLARPLVRAHCARVGVRYTETGLYDSYAQALRHMHAVGAPLR; from the coding sequence ATGCCAACCGTTCTGACCACCGTCGAACCTCCCGAGCGGATCCCCGACACCGGGTCCAGTGAATTCACCCCCCTGCTGCGCGCGGTAAGGGAAGCCGGGCTGCTGCGGCGGCGCCGGGGGCACTATGTGACGTCGATCGCGGTGAACCTGCTGGCGATGGCCGCGGTGTGGACCGCGGTGGTGCTGGTCGGCGGCACCGGGTCGTGGTGGGTGCTCGCGCTGGCGCTGCCGGCCGCGGTGCTGTCGGCGCGCAGCGGCTTCGTCGGGCATGACGCCGGGCACCAGCAGATAGCCGCGGGCCGCCGCACGAACCGGGTCATCGCGCTCTTCCACGGCAATCTGATGCTGGGTATGGGCGCGGGCTGGTGGACCGACAAGCACAACAGGCACCACGCGAATCCCAACCACGTGGGGAAGGACCCTGACGTGGAGGTGGGCGCGCTGGTGTGGACCCGGGCCCAGGCGGTCGAACGGCGGGGCTTCGCCCGCTTCCTGACCCGGCACCAGGCGCGGCTGTTCTTCCCGATGCTGCTGCTCGAAGGGCTGGCGCTGAAGGTGGCCAGCTTCCAGGACCTGCGTCGCCTGGACCGCAGGGGGCGGCTGATCGAGGGCTCGCTGCTGGTCGCGCATCTGGCGGGTTACGCGGCGCTGCTGCTGATCGCGCTGCCGCTGCCGCAGGCCATCGCCTTCGCCGCGCTGCACCACGCGCTGTTCGGGCTGCACCTGGGCTGCGCCTTCGCCCCGAACCACAAGGGCATGGAGATGCCGGAGGAGGGCGCCCGCTGGGGCCATCTGCGGCGCCAGGTGCTGACCTCCCGCAATGTGCGCGGCAATCCGGTGGTGGACTTCCTCCTCGGCGGGCTCAACTACCAGATAGAGCACCACCTCTTCCCGAGCCTGCCCCGCCCGCATCTGCGGCTGGCCCGTCCGCTGGTGCGCGCCCATTGCGCCCGCGTCGGCGTCAGGTACACCGAGACGGGGCTGTACGACTCCTACGCGCAGGCGCTCCGTCACATGCACGCGGTCGGCGCTCCCCTGCGCTGA
- a CDS encoding GNAT family N-acetyltransferase — MTTDDLCPADWTAAPLSVSHPDSVTLIRRYYAELISRYYGRPTDDAEVSEVIAEEPSDDLVPPTGIFVVARMGGAAVGCLGVRVLDADTAELTRMYVGPEARRRGVAGGLIAAAEGFARSLFGARTVRLDTRTDLVEARALYARHGYREIEPYNESPYAGHWFEKALA; from the coding sequence ATGACCACGGACGATCTCTGCCCGGCCGACTGGACGGCCGCGCCCCTTTCAGTGTCGCACCCCGACTCGGTTACTCTGATCCGCCGGTATTACGCGGAGTTGATCAGCCGTTACTACGGCAGGCCCACCGATGACGCGGAAGTGTCCGAGGTGATCGCGGAGGAGCCGAGCGACGACCTGGTACCGCCCACCGGGATCTTCGTCGTCGCCAGGATGGGCGGCGCCGCGGTGGGCTGCCTGGGCGTGCGGGTGCTGGACGCCGACACGGCGGAGCTGACCCGGATGTACGTCGGCCCCGAGGCCCGCAGGCGGGGCGTGGCGGGCGGTCTGATCGCCGCAGCCGAGGGCTTCGCCCGCAGCCTCTTCGGCGCCAGGACCGTCCGCCTGGACACCCGTACGGACCTGGTGGAGGCCCGTGCGCTCTACGCCAGGCACGGCTACCGCGAGATCGAGCCGTACAACGAAAGCCCCTACGCCGGCCACTGGTTCGAGAAGGCGCTGGCCTGA